In the Leptospira limi genome, one interval contains:
- the ung gene encoding uracil-DNA glycosylase: MYACYSFIRRENLKDVQIESSWKKVLQAEFDKPYFTNLREWVRDEYKTKIVYPPAKYIFNAFDLCPFDQVKVVIIGQDPYHGPGQAHGLCFSVLDGVPFPPSLQNIFKEIQDDVKKPIPKSGDLTYLAKQGVFLLNATLTVEKDKAGSHQNKGWEEFTDAVIRILANQKSNLVFLLWGSFAQKKEILIPPNKHLVLKSAHPSPLSAYRGFLGNRHFSKTNEYLKSIGKETIDW, from the coding sequence ATTTACGCGTGTTATTCTTTCATTCGGAGGGAAAATCTGAAAGACGTTCAAATAGAATCTAGTTGGAAAAAGGTTTTACAGGCAGAATTTGACAAACCTTATTTTACGAATTTACGTGAATGGGTAAGAGATGAATACAAAACCAAAATCGTCTACCCTCCTGCAAAATATATATTCAATGCATTTGATTTATGCCCTTTTGATCAGGTAAAAGTGGTAATCATCGGCCAAGACCCTTACCATGGACCAGGACAAGCACATGGACTTTGTTTTTCTGTCTTGGATGGTGTTCCGTTTCCTCCTTCTCTCCAAAATATCTTCAAAGAAATCCAAGATGATGTCAAAAAACCAATCCCAAAGTCCGGTGATTTAACTTACCTTGCCAAACAAGGAGTGTTTTTACTCAATGCAACACTCACGGTTGAAAAAGACAAAGCAGGTTCCCACCAAAACAAAGGTTGGGAAGAATTTACAGATGCAGTGATCCGTATCTTAGCAAATCAAAAATCAAATTTAGTTTTTCTATTATGGGGATCTTTTGCACAAAAAAAGGAAATCCTGATCCCACCAAACAAACACTTGGTGCTAAAATCAGCACACCCTTCTCCGCTCTCTGCTTACCGTGGATTTTTGGGGAACCGTCATTTTTCGAAAACGAATGAATACTTAAAATCAATAGGAAAAGAAACCATTGACTGGTAA
- a CDS encoding DMT family transporter, translating into MSRIFTPELFLVIAAILWGGTFVVIKLALDSVPPFLFLAVRFSVAGFITLLLYRKTLFSKANRRLDYILPAFFVACSALLGYAFQTIGLVYTSATQSGFMTGAYVIFVPLLQIAIERKLPSLRTWIAVVIVVIGLFCISQNGKSFDEFQSNLGFGFGDGLTLIGAFFFAVYIILIDIYTKKIPSQILVSFEILLIAIVSSFLFPVESIFLKQTINVQFDLKFWIGIIYTSVFATIFTTQIQTRYQKAVSPARAGLLYSLEPVFSFLLAYLVLGERLGTIGAIGSFLTLFGILFSEMGKWNKREE; encoded by the coding sequence ATGTCTAGGATCTTCACTCCAGAGCTGTTTTTGGTGATTGCCGCCATTCTTTGGGGTGGAACGTTTGTGGTCATCAAACTTGCGCTTGATTCGGTTCCTCCTTTTTTATTTTTAGCAGTCCGATTTTCCGTCGCCGGTTTCATCACATTATTACTCTATCGTAAAACTTTATTTTCCAAAGCAAATCGCCGATTGGATTACATTCTCCCCGCTTTTTTTGTCGCTTGTTCGGCCTTACTCGGGTATGCATTTCAAACCATTGGACTTGTTTACACTTCCGCTACCCAATCAGGATTTATGACAGGTGCATACGTGATATTTGTGCCATTACTACAAATTGCCATCGAACGAAAACTACCATCTCTACGAACATGGATTGCGGTTGTTATCGTAGTGATTGGATTGTTTTGTATTTCACAAAATGGAAAATCCTTTGATGAGTTCCAAAGTAATTTGGGGTTTGGGTTTGGTGATGGGCTCACTTTGATTGGAGCGTTTTTTTTTGCTGTCTATATCATTCTCATCGACATTTATACGAAAAAAATTCCATCTCAGATTTTAGTATCGTTTGAAATTTTACTGATAGCGATTGTCTCTAGTTTTCTTTTCCCTGTTGAATCCATATTTTTAAAACAAACCATCAATGTTCAATTTGATTTAAAATTCTGGATTGGTATCATTTATACATCTGTGTTTGCGACAATCTTTACTACGCAAATTCAAACAAGATACCAAAAGGCAGTTTCTCCAGCTAGGGCAGGCTTACTTTATAGTTTGGAACCTGTATTTTCTTTTTTATTAGCTTATCTTGTGTTAGGTGAAAGGCTCGGCACAATTGGTGCCATTGGTTCTTTTCTCACATTATTTGGGATTTTGTTCTCAGAAATGGGTAAGTGGAACAAACGAGAAGAGTGA
- a CDS encoding AI-2E family transporter: protein MIFKENSISSLVLRSAFFGLIALTVLIGIVGVKFLAIPLLISGIHFYIFHGVVDYFESRGIHRAFTIIIIFSILIACAYWFLAFYLPNLFEKAQPIVSEWSTKMDDPNFQLLDFTKLPVVSKNPELWKKIINPEEIAKLATNNLEEFLRGIVVMIPTFISWMIIIPIISFFLLLDANLIYKTMISFIPNRFFEMFLMVFYRMNQQITSYLKSLVIQCGIMAVVASIGFYIVGVKFFVLFGVFLGVANSIPYLGPLVGAIPPILFAILFPEMSPSIGSIASVVIVAQLVDNAIVQPVVIANAVSLHPLAILIGIAVGGNFFGIFGMLLAIPVLSILKVTIGILYHALKEHQII from the coding sequence ATGATCTTTAAAGAAAATAGTATATCATCACTAGTTTTACGATCTGCCTTTTTTGGGCTTATTGCATTAACTGTTTTAATTGGTATTGTAGGTGTAAAATTTTTAGCAATCCCACTTCTTATATCAGGAATTCATTTTTATATTTTCCACGGAGTAGTTGATTACTTTGAATCGAGAGGGATCCATAGGGCATTCACTATCATCATTATCTTTTCTATTTTGATTGCTTGCGCGTATTGGTTTTTAGCATTTTATTTGCCTAACTTGTTTGAAAAAGCACAACCAATCGTTTCGGAATGGTCAACCAAAATGGATGATCCAAACTTCCAGTTGCTCGATTTTACAAAACTTCCTGTTGTTTCTAAAAATCCGGAACTATGGAAAAAAATCATCAATCCAGAAGAGATTGCAAAACTTGCCACCAATAACTTAGAAGAATTTTTAAGAGGAATTGTTGTGATGATTCCAACATTTATCAGCTGGATGATCATTATTCCTATCATCAGTTTCTTTTTGTTACTCGATGCAAACCTAATCTACAAAACAATGATTAGTTTTATTCCCAATCGATTTTTTGAAATGTTTCTGATGGTTTTTTATCGTATGAACCAACAGATCACTAGTTACTTGAAGAGTTTGGTGATCCAATGTGGAATCATGGCAGTCGTTGCATCGATTGGATTTTATATTGTGGGTGTGAAATTCTTTGTTCTGTTTGGAGTATTTTTAGGAGTTGCCAATTCAATTCCTTACTTAGGTCCGTTAGTTGGTGCAATCCCTCCTATCTTATTTGCCATTTTATTCCCAGAAATGTCACCTTCCATAGGTTCCATTGCATCCGTTGTCATAGTCGCTCAATTGGTCGACAATGCGATAGTCCAACCTGTAGTGATTGCAAATGCTGTTTCGTTACATCCACTTGCGATCCTCATTGGAATTGCAGTTGGTGGAAACTTTTTTGGTATCTTTGGTATGTTATTAGCCATACCTGTTTTATCCATTTTAAAAGTGACCATTGGCATCTTGTACCATGCTCTAAAGGAACACCAAATCATTTAA
- a CDS encoding cyclic nucleotide-binding domain-containing protein, which translates to MQLPLWKSILKRDDNPITEISHFLRETAIFEGMSRRTLREVARLIHKRKYYAGETIFFQGQAGTGVYLILQGKVEIFSEREGVTLKLAELEKGAFFGELALFQDFPRSATAVALVDSILLGFFQPELKTLLETKPRVGNDLLLSFASIIADRLRKTNDTLEAAYFKSKKNKPK; encoded by the coding sequence ATGCAACTTCCCCTTTGGAAATCCATTCTCAAACGCGATGATAACCCCATCACAGAGATTTCACATTTTTTACGTGAAACTGCAATCTTTGAAGGTATGTCACGAAGGACACTTCGTGAAGTAGCAAGGCTCATCCATAAACGAAAGTATTATGCAGGTGAAACCATCTTTTTTCAGGGACAAGCTGGAACGGGAGTTTACCTGATCTTACAAGGAAAAGTTGAAATTTTTTCTGAACGAGAAGGAGTGACTTTAAAGCTCGCCGAACTCGAAAAAGGTGCTTTTTTTGGTGAACTTGCTCTTTTCCAAGATTTTCCACGATCGGCTACTGCTGTTGCACTTGTTGATTCCATTTTACTTGGTTTTTTCCAACCAGAGTTAAAAACGTTATTAGAAACAAAACCGAGAGTTGGAAACGATTTACTTCTCAGTTTTGCATCAATCATTGCAGATAGACTTCGCAAAACGAATGATACCTTAGAAGCAGCTTACTTTAAAAGCAAAAAGAATAAACCCAAATGA
- the bioD gene encoding dethiobiotin synthase: protein MGQAFYVTGTGTDVGKTFFSSLFMAKYAKKHGFRYWKPIQTGTISADDTSFIQNTTHLPDTHFLKPSFEFKIPASPHYAARLEGQSIDPKTLLSLISKERNNNTLIEGAGGVFVPITENYLTIRAIQESNLGVVVVGSTELGTINHTLLTLEALTSRFIPVYGFYLVGPKNELQEDNATMIQKLGGVSLLGITNFPDQKLSPDEFNTFASIHFDLDRNVIDVVLNAEDEI, encoded by the coding sequence ATGGGACAAGCTTTTTATGTAACGGGGACCGGAACGGACGTAGGCAAAACTTTTTTTTCCTCTCTCTTTATGGCAAAATATGCGAAAAAGCATGGTTTTCGGTATTGGAAACCCATCCAAACTGGGACCATCAGTGCAGACGATACAAGCTTCATCCAAAACACAACCCATTTGCCCGATACACATTTTCTAAAACCCAGTTTTGAGTTTAAGATACCAGCAAGTCCACATTACGCGGCACGATTGGAAGGCCAATCCATCGACCCAAAAACTCTTTTGTCTTTGATATCCAAAGAAAGAAATAACAATACACTCATCGAAGGTGCAGGGGGAGTGTTTGTCCCCATAACTGAAAATTATTTAACCATACGTGCGATTCAAGAATCCAATTTAGGAGTGGTTGTGGTTGGTTCCACCGAACTTGGCACCATCAATCATACACTCTTAACATTGGAAGCATTAACATCTCGTTTTATCCCTGTGTATGGTTTTTATCTAGTGGGTCCAAAAAATGAATTACAAGAAGACAATGCGACCATGATACAAAAATTAGGTGGTGTTTCTCTTTTAGGTATCACAAACTTTCCTGATCAAAAATTATCTCCTGATGAATTTAACACCTTTGCCTCTATCCATTTTGATTTAGACCGAAATGTGATTGATGTTGTATTAAACGCTGAAGATGAAATATAA
- the bioA gene encoding adenosylmethionine--8-amino-7-oxononanoate transaminase, which yields MKYNPVTTNTWVPLTIQEESEPLLNIVSAENEFVTDEDGNVWIDAISSWWTMIYGHRHPQLISALQKQLQSLDHVMLAGNIHESAEKLSKALLELTNFDFKKVFYSDNGSNAIEIALKLSIQYYQNHPDFKPRSEFIVFSNSYHGDSIGAMNVSGKNYFNRIFSELRFPTKEFPAPNCMNCPWGKQPTNCETECLTDLELSIKQNDYAGIVIEPLVFGANGMLFYDKKVLTKLRELATSTNTLLIFDEVFTGMGKLGEPFAYQKAEVVPDLLILAKGLTGGMLPLAATLVSDFIYKQFLSKDPYKAFFHAHTMTGNALACSVGYTSVSMLQEFGLTRVRELEKKLNQYAISFQKKMGTSVENVRVKGGIFAFEWKEPVAHDEYLNPIGKQIKNALRKFHILLRPLGRTIYITPPYTISDPSLEKIFLALETTLLGFLEPEKD from the coding sequence ATGAAATATAATCCAGTTACAACCAATACTTGGGTTCCACTGACAATCCAAGAGGAATCAGAACCCCTATTGAACATTGTTTCCGCTGAGAACGAATTTGTAACGGATGAAGATGGAAATGTTTGGATTGATGCCATCTCCAGTTGGTGGACGATGATTTATGGTCATAGACACCCCCAACTTATCTCTGCTTTACAAAAACAATTACAATCATTGGATCATGTGATGCTTGCTGGCAACATACATGAAAGTGCAGAAAAATTATCGAAAGCATTATTAGAACTTACAAACTTTGATTTCAAAAAAGTGTTTTATTCGGATAACGGATCGAATGCGATCGAAATTGCATTAAAACTTTCGATACAATATTACCAAAACCATCCCGATTTTAAACCTCGTTCAGAGTTTATCGTTTTTTCCAACTCCTATCATGGGGATAGTATTGGGGCAATGAATGTATCTGGGAAAAATTACTTCAATCGCATTTTTTCAGAATTACGATTTCCAACAAAGGAGTTCCCAGCTCCCAATTGTATGAACTGTCCATGGGGGAAACAACCTACGAATTGTGAAACAGAGTGTTTGACAGATTTAGAACTTTCGATCAAACAAAACGATTATGCAGGAATCGTGATTGAACCTTTGGTATTTGGTGCCAACGGGATGTTGTTTTATGATAAAAAAGTTTTAACCAAATTACGAGAACTGGCAACAAGTACAAACACTTTGCTAATTTTTGACGAAGTGTTTACGGGTATGGGAAAATTAGGAGAACCGTTTGCTTACCAAAAGGCGGAAGTGGTTCCCGATTTACTGATTTTAGCAAAAGGACTCACTGGTGGAATGTTGCCACTGGCAGCAACCCTTGTATCTGATTTTATTTATAAACAGTTTCTTTCGAAAGATCCATACAAAGCATTTTTCCATGCACATACAATGACAGGGAATGCACTCGCATGTAGCGTTGGTTATACGTCTGTATCTATGTTACAAGAATTTGGACTAACTCGAGTAAGGGAATTGGAAAAGAAACTAAATCAATATGCAATCTCCTTCCAAAAAAAAATGGGAACGTCAGTTGAAAATGTCAGAGTCAAGGGTGGAATTTTTGCCTTTGAATGGAAGGAACCAGTTGCCCATGATGAATACTTAAATCCCATAGGGAAACAAATCAAAAACGCCCTTCGGAAATTTCATATTTTACTCAGACCCTTGGGGCGAACCATTTACATCACTCCTCCCTATACCATTTCAGATCCTTCCCTAGAAAAAATATTTTTGGCGCTTGAAACGACACTTCTCGGATTTTTAGAACCAGAAAAAGACTAA
- the bioB gene encoding biotin synthase BioB yields the protein MIATIQEKTTSSSPSIISEEEALQILKGEVPFLPIVAKASEERFRHFSNKVRIHILDNIKNGYCPEDCGYCAQRKGGESGIQEYSLKSPEEIWEDAKKAKENGAYRFCMVTSGRGPTDKAVDKLAETISKINGELGMKVCLSAGILDAKKAKTLKDAGLDRYNHNLNTSESKYNEICSTHTFQDRLTTLKAAKEAEIGLCSGIIVGMGEALEDIVQVAFELKRLGVISIPVNFFIPIKGHAIQKSPLTPEFCIRVLSVFRLVNPDSEIRVGAGREGHLGSLQSIALYVANSLFAEGYLNVKGSEMEQTMNLIHDCNMVPEFTEGIPEGWEDYESKFLYDEKNFPELYKHKK from the coding sequence ATGATCGCAACTATCCAAGAAAAAACGACCTCTTCCTCTCCCTCCATCATATCCGAGGAAGAAGCCCTCCAAATTTTGAAAGGAGAGGTTCCCTTTTTGCCCATCGTAGCAAAAGCTTCGGAAGAACGATTCCGTCATTTCAGCAATAAAGTTCGCATTCATATTTTAGATAACATCAAAAACGGATATTGCCCTGAAGATTGTGGTTACTGTGCACAAAGGAAGGGTGGAGAATCAGGGATCCAAGAGTATTCCTTAAAATCCCCTGAAGAAATTTGGGAAGATGCCAAAAAGGCAAAAGAAAACGGTGCCTATCGTTTTTGTATGGTGACTTCTGGTAGAGGACCTACAGACAAGGCTGTCGACAAACTAGCCGAAACCATTTCCAAAATCAATGGTGAGTTGGGAATGAAGGTATGTCTTTCTGCGGGAATCCTTGATGCCAAAAAAGCAAAAACATTAAAGGACGCTGGTCTTGATCGTTACAATCATAACCTCAATACTTCTGAATCCAAATACAATGAAATTTGTTCCACTCATACCTTCCAAGACCGACTAACGACACTTAAAGCGGCAAAAGAAGCAGAGATTGGACTTTGTTCTGGGATCATTGTGGGTATGGGTGAAGCATTGGAAGACATCGTACAAGTTGCGTTTGAACTCAAACGACTTGGTGTGATCTCCATTCCCGTGAACTTTTTTATCCCCATCAAAGGTCATGCCATCCAAAAGTCACCACTCACTCCTGAGTTTTGTATCAGAGTGTTGTCGGTGTTCCGTTTGGTGAACCCAGACTCTGAAATCCGAGTTGGTGCGGGTCGTGAAGGGCATTTGGGTTCCTTACAGTCGATTGCATTGTATGTTGCCAATTCTCTTTTTGCAGAAGGGTATTTGAATGTAAAAGGAAGTGAGATGGAACAAACAATGAATCTCATTCATGATTGTAATATGGTTCCAGAATTCACGGAAGGAATCCCAGAAGGTTGGGAAGACTACGAATCAAAGTTTTTATACGACGAGAAAAACTTTCCAGAACTCTATAAACATAAAAAGTAG
- a CDS encoding MFS transporter, whose amino-acid sequence MQKPSLPFGKQISYAVGQLGWSTLINIIGLHQVYFYLPPAPKPGQECFPDLIEKMAFWGLSTIGVVAAIGRLWDAFTDPLIANSSDRFSSRFGRRIPFLFLGGVPSAVFCWLIFVPPHNFVSSTNLVWMTSFMLLFYLFLTVYVTPFFALIPELGHTPEERLNLSTYISVTYALGIIVASTEPMIASVLQSSYVFDSDPSVQTLVARQYALGILCIFAAICMYFPVFTIHEKTYCESEASSVPFKEALVLTFKNKNFLYFALSDLCYFLALTILTTGISYYVTVLLELERDFVTQLLTVMLLVSFAFYPVVNLVARKIGKKRTVLIGFYTFLALFLSIYFIGKNSLPLSPYIQGYMIVAVAAIPIAILGILPNAILADIAELDSLKTGSKREGLFYAGRTFMQKLGQTLAVLIFSSVILLGLDRDSKKQVSPSVTGIIAPSVSESKSEPKKNSESEAKISKESTICKVEEVEAGGELGVRLTGPLASAFCLLAIFLFGKYKEDETLEEIAKIRGN is encoded by the coding sequence ATGCAAAAACCTTCTTTACCATTTGGAAAACAAATTAGTTATGCGGTAGGCCAACTTGGTTGGTCTACACTCATCAACATCATTGGCTTACACCAAGTTTATTTTTACCTACCTCCAGCTCCGAAACCTGGACAGGAGTGTTTCCCGGATCTAATTGAAAAAATGGCGTTTTGGGGCCTTTCCACCATCGGTGTGGTAGCCGCCATTGGCCGTTTGTGGGATGCATTCACTGACCCACTCATTGCAAACTCTTCCGATCGTTTTTCTTCACGATTTGGAAGGAGAATTCCCTTTTTGTTTCTGGGGGGAGTCCCATCTGCCGTCTTTTGTTGGTTAATCTTTGTGCCACCACATAACTTTGTTTCTTCGACAAACTTAGTTTGGATGACGAGTTTTATGTTGCTCTTCTATCTATTTTTAACAGTGTATGTCACACCATTTTTTGCACTCATCCCTGAGCTTGGACATACTCCGGAAGAACGACTCAATTTATCCACTTACATCTCAGTAACCTATGCATTAGGGATCATTGTTGCTTCCACGGAGCCTATGATTGCTAGTGTTTTACAATCGAGTTATGTTTTTGATTCAGATCCTTCTGTTCAAACTCTTGTCGCAAGGCAATATGCATTGGGTATCCTTTGTATCTTTGCTGCGATTTGTATGTACTTCCCCGTATTTACCATCCACGAAAAAACATACTGTGAATCAGAAGCATCGAGTGTTCCTTTTAAAGAAGCACTTGTCCTCACTTTCAAAAACAAAAACTTTTTGTATTTTGCACTTTCTGATTTGTGTTACTTCCTCGCACTCACCATTCTCACAACCGGTATTTCCTACTACGTAACAGTCCTATTAGAATTGGAAAGGGACTTTGTCACACAACTCCTGACAGTGATGTTACTTGTATCATTTGCCTTTTACCCTGTTGTTAATTTAGTCGCACGAAAAATTGGGAAAAAGAGAACCGTTCTCATCGGATTTTACACATTTCTCGCTCTGTTTTTATCCATCTATTTTATTGGGAAAAATAGTTTGCCATTGTCCCCATATATCCAAGGTTATATGATTGTTGCTGTTGCTGCGATACCAATTGCAATCCTTGGAATATTACCAAATGCAATATTAGCAGATATTGCTGAACTTGATTCATTAAAAACAGGTTCCAAACGAGAAGGCCTCTTTTATGCAGGAAGGACCTTTATGCAAAAACTAGGTCAAACACTTGCCGTATTAATCTTCAGTTCTGTGATTTTACTTGGGCTTGACCGTGATTCGAAAAAACAAGTTTCTCCTAGCGTAACAGGAATCATTGCTCCATCTGTGTCTGAATCTAAGTCAGAACCGAAAAAAAATAGTGAGTCTGAGGCAAAAATAAGTAAGGAATCAACCATTTGTAAAGTCGAAGAAGTAGAAGCTGGTGGGGAACTGGGAGTTCGATTGACAGGACCTCTCGCTTCTGCATTCTGTTTACTTGCAATTTTTCTCTTTGGAAAATACAAAGAGGATGAAACTTTAGAAGAGATTGCAAAGATACGTGGAAATTAA
- a CDS encoding GDSL-type esterase/lipase family protein produces MNRKNRIKFFLRWGVLITLVLGLTNCKTTSKRDYFDSNFQCFAEPGWRDDVNFKKYIEKAWLPTRLLYAEDNTKIKQSEIVFTGDSLVHLFVPDLMVKEFPGKSVTNRGIGGDMTETLLTRIDEDVLRLEPKTVVIEIGGNDFIQGKCLSLVQNNLLMIIKKIHSHNHQTRIFLIAVPPTRVKELNQIVPVYNLFLNQVARTTQNVEYIEVWDIMRKPDAPTLSEEFIRPNGDSLHFNEKGYELWGKKLRPYLQK; encoded by the coding sequence ATGAACCGCAAGAACAGGATTAAATTCTTCCTTCGATGGGGTGTTTTGATCACCCTAGTTTTGGGTCTTACAAATTGTAAAACCACCTCAAAACGAGATTACTTTGACTCTAACTTCCAGTGTTTTGCAGAGCCGGGTTGGCGCGATGATGTAAATTTTAAAAAATACATCGAAAAGGCCTGGCTCCCAACACGTTTGTTATACGCAGAAGACAATACTAAAATCAAACAATCTGAAATTGTTTTTACCGGTGATAGTTTGGTACATTTGTTTGTACCAGACCTAATGGTGAAAGAATTTCCAGGCAAATCCGTCACCAATCGTGGGATAGGTGGTGATATGACAGAAACCTTACTCACTCGTATCGATGAGGATGTGTTACGATTAGAGCCTAAAACTGTTGTGATCGAAATCGGTGGAAACGATTTTATCCAAGGCAAATGTTTGAGCCTTGTGCAAAATAATCTGCTTATGATCATCAAAAAAATCCATTCTCATAACCACCAAACGAGGATTTTTCTCATTGCAGTCCCACCAACTCGTGTGAAGGAATTGAATCAAATTGTTCCTGTTTATAATTTATTTTTAAACCAAGTGGCTCGTACCACACAAAATGTAGAATACATAGAAGTTTGGGACATTATGCGAAAACCAGATGCACCAACTTTAAGTGAAGAATTCATTCGTCCGAATGGTGATAGTTTGCATTTTAATGAAAAAGGATACGAACTTTGGGGTAAAAAACTGAGACCCTATTTACAAAAATAA
- the serB gene encoding phosphoserine phosphatase SerB has translation MNSILLISHSPIPNNHIFDTFQDVEVNPFTSTDTIDPKTISYSERYGLHSVRILLDESWNRNQILTIRERFAKYKIDLLYLPSLLPTKQTSLFVFDMDSTVIKEEVIDELARKHGVFETVASVTKKAMEGGMGFDEALRLRVKHLAGLSIQSFKEVYDLLHLNDGMETVFQFVPSNGCKLGILSGGFSPVLELFSKKYPVDFFRANGLEEKDGFFTGQIFGEIINREKKEVYLRKYANEFSVPLERVVAVGDGANDALMLNAAGIGIGIHAKQGLKDQITNWIDFTNLSALVFLFENSF, from the coding sequence ATGAATTCAATCCTTCTTATTTCGCATAGTCCCATTCCCAACAATCATATTTTCGATACCTTCCAAGATGTTGAGGTTAATCCTTTTACATCCACTGATACAATCGATCCTAAAACAATTTCTTATTCGGAACGATACGGCCTTCACTCTGTTCGTATCTTACTCGACGAATCATGGAACCGAAACCAAATTCTTACCATTCGGGAAAGGTTCGCAAAATACAAAATAGATTTATTATACCTACCTTCCTTACTGCCGACCAAACAAACTTCTCTCTTTGTATTTGATATGGATTCCACAGTCATAAAAGAAGAGGTGATCGATGAACTTGCCCGTAAACATGGTGTATTCGAAACGGTAGCAAGTGTTACAAAAAAAGCGATGGAAGGGGGTATGGGATTTGATGAAGCCCTACGTCTCAGAGTGAAACATTTGGCTGGCCTTTCGATTCAAAGTTTTAAAGAAGTGTATGATCTTTTGCATTTAAATGATGGAATGGAAACGGTATTTCAATTTGTCCCGTCGAACGGATGTAAGCTTGGGATTTTGAGTGGTGGTTTTAGTCCTGTTTTAGAACTATTTTCAAAAAAATACCCTGTTGATTTTTTTCGAGCCAATGGACTTGAAGAGAAGGATGGTTTTTTCACAGGCCAAATCTTTGGTGAGATCATCAATCGTGAGAAAAAAGAAGTGTACTTACGAAAGTATGCGAATGAATTTTCTGTTCCACTCGAACGTGTGGTAGCTGTTGGAGACGGAGCCAATGATGCTTTGATGTTAAATGCAGCAGGGATTGGGATTGGAATTCATGCCAAACAAGGACTAAAAGACCAAATTACCAATTGGATCGATTTTACAAATTTGTCTGCTTTAGTTTTCCTCTTTGAGAATTCTTTTTAA